Proteins encoded by one window of Vanacampus margaritifer isolate UIUO_Vmar chromosome 17, RoL_Vmar_1.0, whole genome shotgun sequence:
- the LOC144037313 gene encoding adenylate cyclase type 2-like isoform X2, whose amino-acid sequence MWEEALWTRGRYLLEKSDGAESGEGPDGPGAEGCPGFQGGETCAEGEKPQDWLYESYYRMSQQHPLIVFLLLIVMGTCLALLVVFFASGLNTEDHLTFLITVPTALFLFLSIFILVCIESIFKRMLHLFSLLIWACLVTMGYLFMFSGGILSPWDQVSFFLFIVFVVYTMLPFSMRAAIMASAVTCLSHTVTLSVCLASVANDLEALVWQILANVIIFTCGNLAGAYHKHLMDLALKQTYQDTCNCIKSPIKLEFEKHQQERLLLSLLPSHIARVMKAEIIQRLQGPKFGRTESGNNFHNLYVQRHTNVSILYADIVGFTRLASDCAPGELVHMLNELFGKFDQIAKENECMRIKILGDCYYCVSGLPESLPHHARNCVKMGLDMCEAIKKVRDATRVDINMRVGVHSGNVLCGVIGLRKWQYDVWSHDVTLANHMEAGGVPGRVHISSVTLDYLKGSYKVEPGDGHSRDSYLKEHGVVTFLVINPKTDKHSPLLGLRSRPSLDGGKMRASVRMTRYLESWGAAKPFANLHHRDSMSTDNGKINTTDVPMRQYHFQRRDRSKSQRRRFEEELNERMIRTIDGINSQKQWLKSEDIQRISLFFHNKALEAEYRSTTLPAFKYYITCACLIFSCIFIVQVLVLPKTAVLGISFGLAFLLLALILVLCFAGHVLQGRKGSVCSFPWLNTSSHIIVTNNPWLRLVLTMTTTALILVMAVFNMFFVEDPGRSMQDVSTAASPEAMATAPPANLTNGTFQAQSAGESRFYLPYFIYCCILGLVSCSVFLRVNYELKMVVMLVALVIYNIIILQTHASLLDGFSQALYSTETLDRPGILKDLKTMGSVSLFIFFITLLVLARQVGLPVEGQVQAGVRGDRNDGESQPSAAGERPARPRGRALPGTQLEE is encoded by the exons AACACCGAGGACCATCTGACCTTTCTGATCACGGTGCCCACGGCCCTTTTCCTCTTCCTGTCCATCTTCATCCTAGTCTGCATCGAGTCGATTTTCAAGCGTATGCTCCACCTCTTCTCCCTCCTTATATGGGCGTGTCTGGTCACCATGGGTTACCTGTTCATGTTCTCCGGAGGGATCCTCAGTCCCTGGGACCAG GTGTCCTTCTTCTTGTTCATCGTGTTTGTGGTGTACACCATGCTGCCTTTCTCAATGAGGGCAGCCATCATGGCCAGCGCGGTCACCTGTTTGTCACACACCGTCACCCTCAGCGTCTGCTTGGCGTCCGTCGCCAACGACTTGGAAGCTCTCGTGTGGCAG ATCCTGGCCAACGTGATCATCTTCACCTGCGGGAACTTGGCGGGGGCGTACCACAAGCACCTGATGGACCTGGCGCTCAAGCAGACCTACCAAGACACCTGCAACTGTATCAAGTCACCCATCAAGCTGGAGTTTGAGAAGCACCAGCAG GAGCGTTTGCTCTTGTCCCTGTTGCCGTCTCACATCGCCAGAGTGATGAAAGCCGAGATCATCCAGCGGCTTCAGGGTCCAAAGTTTGGCCGCACGGAGAGCGGCAACAATTTCCACAACCTGTACGTGCAGCGGCACACCAACGTCAG TATTCTTTATGCTGACATCGTGGGCTTCACCAGGCTGGCCAGCGATTGCGCACCAGGGGAGCTCGTGCACATGCTCAATGAACTTTTCGGAAAGTTTGACCAGATTGCAAAG GAAAACGAGTGCATGCGAATCAAGATCCTGGGGGACTGTTATTATTGTGTGTCTGGCCTGCCGGAATCTCTGCCTCACCACGCCAGGAACTGTGTGAAGATGGGCTTGGATATGTGTGAGGCCATCAA GAAGGTTCGAGACGCCACCAGGGTCGACATCAACATGCGCGTCGGCGTTCACTCCGGGAACGTCCTGTGCGGCGTGATCGGCCTCCGCAAGTGGCAGTACGACGTGTGGTCACATGACGTGACGCTGGCCAATCACATGGAGGCGGGAGGTGTGCCGGG GAGGGTGCACATCTCGTCGGTGACTCTGGACTACCTGAAGGGCTCCTATAAGGTGGAGCCGGGAGATGGACACAGTCGGGACTCGTACCTGAAAGAACACGGGGTGGTCACCTTCCTGGTCATCAACCCCAAG acCGACAAGCACAGCCCTTTGCTGGGCTTGCGCTCTCGCCCGTCTTTGGACGGCGGCAAGATGCGGGCGTCCGTCCGCATGACGCGCTACCTGGAGTCGTGGGGCGCCGCCAAGCCCTTCGCCAACCTCCACCACCGTGACAGCATGAGCACGGACAACGGCAAGATCAACACCACG GACGTTCCAATGAGGCAGTACCACTTTCAGCGACGggacag GTCCAAGTCACAGAGGAGAAGGTTTGAGGAAGAACTCAACGAGCGAATGATTCGCACCATCGACGGCATCAACTCACAGAA ACAGTGGCTGAAGTCAGAGGACATCCAGAGGATCTCGTTGTTCTTTCACAACAAAGCCCTGGAGGCAGAG TACCGATCCACAACCTTACCTGCGTTCAAGTACTACATCACATGCGCCTGCCTCATATTCTCCTGCATATTCATCGTGCAAGTCCTGGTCTTGCCCAA AACTGCAGTGTTGGGGATTTCCTTCGGCCTGGCCTTCTTGCTGTTGGCACTGATCCTGGTTCTTTGCTTTGCCGGTCACGTCCTG caaggaaggaagggatCGGTGTGCTCTTTCCCCTGGTTGAACACTTCCTCCCACATCATCGTCACCAACAATCCTTGGCTGCGATTGGTCCTCACCATGACGACCACCGCTCTTATTCTCGTGATGGCCGTCTTCAACATG TTCTTTGTGGAGGATCCTGGTAGATCAATGCAGGACGTCTCGACAGCGGCTTCCCCTGAAGCCATGGCGACCGCTCCCCCTGCGAATCTAACAAATGGCACCTTCCAGGCTCAATCAGCAGGAGAAAGCCGCTTTTATCTACCA TACTTCATCTACTGCTGTATTCTGGGCTTGGTGTCGTGTTCGGTATTCCTGAGGGTCAACTACGAGCTGAAGATGGTGGTGATGCTGGTCGCCTTGGTGATCTacaacatcatcatcctccAGACGCACGCCTCGCTGCTGGACGGATTCAGCCAAGCTCTCTATTCCACCGAGACGCTGGACAG ACCAGGAATCCTGAAGGACCTAAAGACCATGGGCTCTGTGTccctcttcatcttcttcatcaCACTGCTGGTGTTGGCCAGACAG GTTGGACTTCCTGTGGAGGGACAAGTTCAAGCGGGAGTGCGAGGAGATCGAAACGATGGAGAATCTCAACCGAGTGCTGCTGGAGAACGTCCTGCCCGCCCACGTGGCCGAGCACTTCCTGGGACGCAACTGGAAGAATGA
- the LOC144037313 gene encoding adenylate cyclase type 2-like isoform X1 has product MWEEALWTRGRYLLEKSDGAESGEGPDGPGAEGCPGFQGGETCAEGEKPQDWLYESYYRMSQQHPLIVFLLLIVMGTCLALLVVFFASGLNTEDHLTFLITVPTALFLFLSIFILVCIESIFKRMLHLFSLLIWACLVTMGYLFMFSGGILSPWDQVSFFLFIVFVVYTMLPFSMRAAIMASAVTCLSHTVTLSVCLASVANDLEALVWQILANVIIFTCGNLAGAYHKHLMDLALKQTYQDTCNCIKSPIKLEFEKHQQERLLLSLLPSHIARVMKAEIIQRLQGPKFGRTESGNNFHNLYVQRHTNVSILYADIVGFTRLASDCAPGELVHMLNELFGKFDQIAKENECMRIKILGDCYYCVSGLPESLPHHARNCVKMGLDMCEAIKKVRDATRVDINMRVGVHSGNVLCGVIGLRKWQYDVWSHDVTLANHMEAGGVPGRVHISSVTLDYLKGSYKVEPGDGHSRDSYLKEHGVVTFLVINPKTDKHSPLLGLRSRPSLDGGKMRASVRMTRYLESWGAAKPFANLHHRDSMSTDNGKINTTDVPMRQYHFQRRDRSKSQRRRFEEELNERMIRTIDGINSQKQWLKSEDIQRISLFFHNKALEAEYRSTTLPAFKYYITCACLIFSCIFIVQVLVLPKTAVLGISFGLAFLLLALILVLCFAGHVLQGRKGSVCSFPWLNTSSHIIVTNNPWLRLVLTMTTTALILVMAVFNMFFVEDPGRSMQDVSTAASPEAMATAPPANLTNGTFQAQSAGESRFYLPYFIYCCILGLVSCSVFLRVNYELKMVVMLVALVIYNIIILQTHASLLDGFSQALYSTETLDRPGILKDLKTMGSVSLFIFFITLLVLARQNEYYCRLDFLWRDKFKRECEEIETMENLNRVLLENVLPAHVAEHFLGRNWKNEDLYHQSYDSVCVMFASIPDFKEFYTESDVNKEGLECLRLLNEIIADFDELLSKPKFSGVEKIKTIGSTYMAATGLNLTPGPECAQEHDRQYMHIGSMVEFAFALVGKLDVINKHSFNDFRLRIGINHGPVIAGVIGAQKPQYDIWGNSVNVASRMETTGVLGKIQVTEETSEILSTLGYMCSCRGIINVKGKGELKTYFVHTEMTRSLSQGNVMP; this is encoded by the exons AACACCGAGGACCATCTGACCTTTCTGATCACGGTGCCCACGGCCCTTTTCCTCTTCCTGTCCATCTTCATCCTAGTCTGCATCGAGTCGATTTTCAAGCGTATGCTCCACCTCTTCTCCCTCCTTATATGGGCGTGTCTGGTCACCATGGGTTACCTGTTCATGTTCTCCGGAGGGATCCTCAGTCCCTGGGACCAG GTGTCCTTCTTCTTGTTCATCGTGTTTGTGGTGTACACCATGCTGCCTTTCTCAATGAGGGCAGCCATCATGGCCAGCGCGGTCACCTGTTTGTCACACACCGTCACCCTCAGCGTCTGCTTGGCGTCCGTCGCCAACGACTTGGAAGCTCTCGTGTGGCAG ATCCTGGCCAACGTGATCATCTTCACCTGCGGGAACTTGGCGGGGGCGTACCACAAGCACCTGATGGACCTGGCGCTCAAGCAGACCTACCAAGACACCTGCAACTGTATCAAGTCACCCATCAAGCTGGAGTTTGAGAAGCACCAGCAG GAGCGTTTGCTCTTGTCCCTGTTGCCGTCTCACATCGCCAGAGTGATGAAAGCCGAGATCATCCAGCGGCTTCAGGGTCCAAAGTTTGGCCGCACGGAGAGCGGCAACAATTTCCACAACCTGTACGTGCAGCGGCACACCAACGTCAG TATTCTTTATGCTGACATCGTGGGCTTCACCAGGCTGGCCAGCGATTGCGCACCAGGGGAGCTCGTGCACATGCTCAATGAACTTTTCGGAAAGTTTGACCAGATTGCAAAG GAAAACGAGTGCATGCGAATCAAGATCCTGGGGGACTGTTATTATTGTGTGTCTGGCCTGCCGGAATCTCTGCCTCACCACGCCAGGAACTGTGTGAAGATGGGCTTGGATATGTGTGAGGCCATCAA GAAGGTTCGAGACGCCACCAGGGTCGACATCAACATGCGCGTCGGCGTTCACTCCGGGAACGTCCTGTGCGGCGTGATCGGCCTCCGCAAGTGGCAGTACGACGTGTGGTCACATGACGTGACGCTGGCCAATCACATGGAGGCGGGAGGTGTGCCGGG GAGGGTGCACATCTCGTCGGTGACTCTGGACTACCTGAAGGGCTCCTATAAGGTGGAGCCGGGAGATGGACACAGTCGGGACTCGTACCTGAAAGAACACGGGGTGGTCACCTTCCTGGTCATCAACCCCAAG acCGACAAGCACAGCCCTTTGCTGGGCTTGCGCTCTCGCCCGTCTTTGGACGGCGGCAAGATGCGGGCGTCCGTCCGCATGACGCGCTACCTGGAGTCGTGGGGCGCCGCCAAGCCCTTCGCCAACCTCCACCACCGTGACAGCATGAGCACGGACAACGGCAAGATCAACACCACG GACGTTCCAATGAGGCAGTACCACTTTCAGCGACGggacag GTCCAAGTCACAGAGGAGAAGGTTTGAGGAAGAACTCAACGAGCGAATGATTCGCACCATCGACGGCATCAACTCACAGAA ACAGTGGCTGAAGTCAGAGGACATCCAGAGGATCTCGTTGTTCTTTCACAACAAAGCCCTGGAGGCAGAG TACCGATCCACAACCTTACCTGCGTTCAAGTACTACATCACATGCGCCTGCCTCATATTCTCCTGCATATTCATCGTGCAAGTCCTGGTCTTGCCCAA AACTGCAGTGTTGGGGATTTCCTTCGGCCTGGCCTTCTTGCTGTTGGCACTGATCCTGGTTCTTTGCTTTGCCGGTCACGTCCTG caaggaaggaagggatCGGTGTGCTCTTTCCCCTGGTTGAACACTTCCTCCCACATCATCGTCACCAACAATCCTTGGCTGCGATTGGTCCTCACCATGACGACCACCGCTCTTATTCTCGTGATGGCCGTCTTCAACATG TTCTTTGTGGAGGATCCTGGTAGATCAATGCAGGACGTCTCGACAGCGGCTTCCCCTGAAGCCATGGCGACCGCTCCCCCTGCGAATCTAACAAATGGCACCTTCCAGGCTCAATCAGCAGGAGAAAGCCGCTTTTATCTACCA TACTTCATCTACTGCTGTATTCTGGGCTTGGTGTCGTGTTCGGTATTCCTGAGGGTCAACTACGAGCTGAAGATGGTGGTGATGCTGGTCGCCTTGGTGATCTacaacatcatcatcctccAGACGCACGCCTCGCTGCTGGACGGATTCAGCCAAGCTCTCTATTCCACCGAGACGCTGGACAG ACCAGGAATCCTGAAGGACCTAAAGACCATGGGCTCTGTGTccctcttcatcttcttcatcaCACTGCTGGTGTTGGCCAGACAG AATGAATATTACTGTAGGTTGGACTTCCTGTGGAGGGACAAGTTCAAGCGGGAGTGCGAGGAGATCGAAACGATGGAGAATCTCAACCGAGTGCTGCTGGAGAACGTCCTGCCCGCCCACGTGGCCGAGCACTTCCTGGGACGCAACTGGAAGAATGAG gaCCTTTACCATCAGTCGTACGACTCCGTGTGCGTGATGTTCGCCTCCATCCCGGATTTCAAGGAGTTTTACACCGAGTCGGACGTCAACAAGGAAGGACTCGAATGCCTCCGTCTCCTCAATGAGATCATAGCAGATTTTGACGAG CTGCTTTCCAAGCCAAAGTTCAGTGGCGTGGAGAAGATTAAGACCATCGGGAGTACATACATGGCGGCCACCGGACTCAACTTGACGCCGGGACCCGAGTGCGCACAG GAACATGACCGACAGTACATGCACATCGGCAGCATGGTGGAGTTTGCGTTCGCTCTGGTCGGGAAGCTCGACGTCATCAACAAACATTCCTTCAATGACTTCCGGCTCAGAATCG GGATAAATCACGGGCCGGTCATTGCGGGGGTCATCGGGGCACAGAAGCCGCAGTACGACATCTGGGGGAACAGCGTCAATGTGGCCAGTAGGATGGAGACCACGGGGGTTCTGGGAAAAATCCAG GTGACGGAGGAGACGAGCGAGATCTTATCCACGCTCGGCTACATGTGCTCGTGTCGCGGCATCATCAACGTGAAGGGCAAAGGGGAACTGAAGACCTACTTTGTCCACACTGAGATGACCCGATCCCTGTCGCAAGGCAACGTCATGCCTTGA
- the LOC144037668 gene encoding uncharacterized protein LOC144037668 isoform X4 has protein sequence MLPEASTIKEYCLYVGCCPSTCTSAEEKWRRVVKRIEAVWDMDGSVLQACNWKAAFRQDGRKSWCNTQPTDSRLFGHVGWVCTPLTASCLWAEYMLEWQKKLKFYDLIAASWWSPGEVASQREQIVRP, from the exons AGGCGTCCACAATAAAGGAATATTGTCTCTACGTCGGCTGCTGCCCGTCTACCTGCACGTCAGCTGAAGAAAAGTGGCGACGTGTTGTGAAAAG GATCGAGGCCGTTTGGGACATGGATGGGTCTGTGCTACAAGCATGCAATTGGAAAGCTGCTTTTCGACAG GATGGGAGGAAGTCTTGGTGCAACACGCAGCCAACAGACTCAAGACTTTTCGGACATGTCGGATGGGTCTGCACTCCATTGACAGCAAGCTGCTTATGGGCAG agtacATGTTGGAAtggcaaaaaaagttgaagtttTATGACTTGATTGCTGCCTCCTGGTGGTCACCAGGTGAAGTTGCGAGCCAGCGGGAGCAGATCGTGCGGCCCTAA